The following DNA comes from Cucumis sativus cultivar 9930 chromosome 7, Cucumber_9930_V3, whole genome shotgun sequence.
CCatcattatcatcatcaaTATCAAACTaacatttcttctctttttctcccaAATTCATTTCCCTTTCCAAATTACAATTTTCTCCTTCCTCTTTTACCTAATTTGTGGCCATTCCATTGCTTTTTCGTCCCCATCAACGCTTTATTTCACTCTTAATGTTACCAAacattataataacaatacatatttattattttcttttcaaattaaaaatactttaCGCTTCAAACACATCAAATCATTATCTCTTGccctcaattttaaaatttcaacgTCACTGTGTTTAACTTTTACTGTGAAAACcaaccttttttcttcttctagtcttcaaattctcaaaatttaaaatatcagtgctaatagtttaatttttgttgtaagAGTTGGATATCTTGAAATTATAGTGAAACTGTAATTGATTTAAATGCtatttattatctaaatttaaagtttatgttGTCATATTTGTACTTTATGTGGCATCACATTGTAAATAAGCTGTGAGAACTAAAGAATGATGTTAACTAAAAAGTGACGTGACCCCGATACATTGGCAATAACTTTGATGAGACTAGAAATTCTCACCTAACAAATATGTGGATACAATGATCAAACACAATGACAATTGATATTTCCTTTGGCTATAAGAATAAATATTCGTACAACATTTTGTATTCACACTTTATCTAATTAGTGTTTAACTAAAGTAACAAAAAGTTATTGATCATGTAtacctatatatatttgtacgCGAGAGTGAGAAATGGTAtgatatttactttttctttcaagaagATTCTAGGTAACATGGGTGGGAGACATTAGAGTTTTAAACACCTTCTTGCTTTTGCTTCTACTTGTACAAGCAAGTTTCAATGTTATGTTTCGACTAGTAGAGTAAGTCTGAGAAGTACTCAACATTTGTATACGAGTTTCTCATGTCAACTAGTTGATAGGTGGTTCGATTGGACTGAATTTTCAAGATATAAGCactaaaaaagttaattaaaagctgttatgaatataaatattttaataaatagattattcaataataccatttaaagttattttaaaaaataaagataagaaggaaaataaaggaataagtttatatttattcGAGTATACTTGGGTTAAGGGAGTAGAGGGTTGGGGGAGTGGGTGAAGAGCATGGGGGGGTTGAGAGTTGCGTAGAGATCCAAGTGGGGGGGAAGTTGTAGAGATAGATGCTAGAAATGAAAAGTGGGGAAAAAGCATGACACCATTCCAATTGTAAGGCAGCCCCCGTTGCGTACGGAAGGGCGTGGAGAAAGAAAGCCGTGTGGAAAAAGAAGGACCAACGTATTCGAATATTTTGAGACTCTTTTACTcctaacctttttttatttttaatctttgttgTATTGTGTAATGGGCAGCCGAAATGCTCCCGCCGCCAAGCTGGGCGTATCAATTTATTCCCTTCCACTATTATTTAACATTGGACCCAccaccttttttcttttatctttctccATAGCTGACACGTGTCCCATCTATGTATTTAGCTGACATGTTATtcaataattacaattaaaaataaaccattttttcaattataatatatatatacatatacatatactttcttaataataattcatacTCCAtggaattttgttttgtttatgcCACTGATCAAATGTCATTCATGGATTGGTTATCGTTATTGTGATGAAGACTTGTTTCTCAAGACATTCTTGACGTTCTTGCATTTTATAAGAGTATTAGATAAGTGCAGGATGAAGATGATTTGTATGATCTGATTTATTGCTTTATACATccaataatatatgtatttttttattgtatttttggtATAGTAACACTATTTTCAAGCTTTAAACTCTTGTGTCCATTGTACTGATAATTAAATAccactatttaaaaaatattataaattatagattaTATTACTAATAGATGTCTtactaacaaataaaaaattgagtcaagtagaaaaatatcaattttaaagttatgatttttgaaaaaatagcgaaaacgtttttttcttaaaaaaatgacaaaatgaacaaaaatacaataaataaaaatttggaaaattcCAAAGTACTCCTATATACACACATAGAATGTAAACTATTTTGTTAAgctaaaataagataaatacaCGGTTGAAACATAATTACAGCTACTTGTCCAATAAAATCATAATCCTTCATATCTATTTTGTTGCAGGGAtctttattttccatttttgtttatcGATTCTCCATTTCCCAGTTTTCTTTGTGGATCTCATTTTCTCCCAGCGTGTAAACCCTAATCGGAAAAACCACAACCCCCCACCCTTAGGGTTGAgtgttatatttgaaagttttaaaagaaaagaaaagcccAGATTGGTGTGGTGGTATGTCAAGTAGTGAAAATGGTCCAACTTTTCTTTATGTGGAGAAAGCCCAAATAAGGCGGCTTCTAGTGGGATTCAGATATTgatttttcagaattttccCTCCAGATTAGAAGATTACGTTACGTTTTCATTTTTGAGAGTGAGTGTGAGATTCACCCttcaaaataatagtttagactttagataataataatatttgtttaaggtataaattattttaatttaaaaaaaacgaaagTAATAATGTAATGTTTATTtactaaaattgatttaatctCCCTCCAAATGCGAATTCTGATACCGATAGTTGAGGACTTGCAAATTAAATATTCGAAAGGGCATTTTGTACAATTACCGTtgactattattattattattcatacaAACTGTTTTAGAATTAAAGCAGGAAGCAAACTTCATTCGTcgaaagaaaaactcattCAATATTGgaagtgaaaaataaaggatAAAGAAGAGTCGCTGTTAGATCCATTAGTagtttctcattttatctccaccGTTGATTTTCTCTCATActgggaagaaaaaagaaatcagaCGGTGAGCGATCCCCTCCCACCGTTTCCTCAGGTACGATACAAAGTATTGATTTACATTTcaatgttcatttttttctttgagcTGCCATGGACGTTCTTCAATCTCATCACACTGCTAATACAAAACAGAAATCTACGTCCCGACTACAACAACTGGATGCGTAAGAATCAAGTGATTGATTACACATGGCGATTCAGGTACGATTtatgttctttcttcttaCGAATCCGTAGCCGAGACgattttgtttctgtttcctatgcttttttttctcaattttggatctgttttttcatttatttctacCATGTTCGATTCCTTTGTTGACATTTGCTTTAGCTTAGTACCTTCTAATCAAGGGTTCTTTTCTTGAATTCGTATCGTTTGATGTTCAGAAAGATTTGTTGCTATGTAATTGGCAGTGGCAATTTGTGTTCTCGTGCTCGACCCATTAGTTAGGTCTTTAAAGAGTATTGAGTATTTTCTTGATTAGTTTCTGTTTAGGAAATTGTAATGCCATTCATTAGTTGTGTCCGGTGGTGCTTGAAggaaaataacaattttaatggTTCGGAGAGCTGAGCTTTCCATTTTGATTGAGGCAATGCTTATTAAGCTTAActaagagttttttttttttcatttcaattcaaaagaTTGGTACGCTGTTTCTATTAGTGAACTAGTTAAACTCATCCATTAACTTGTTTTCCCAATGCAACTTCGATTTGGCTTTGCCTCAGTTTCTTTCTtactttctttccattttacctttctttttaaattcatgttCAAACTCTTGCATATGTGTACTTTTGGTGTGTGTATGCTAATTGATAGGCTAGACACTAGACAGACAGCCATGATTATTCGGAGAGAAGTGCAATAGAAATGCTTGGTTATTTTGATTCGTTTCTCcatcatattttgtttaatctaTCTATACTGCATTTTAGGAATGACaacaatatatgaaattagaaatttaccCTCGCAGGAAGTCAAAGTCATAAGTAACTGCAGCAGATCTTTTCAACATAAATAAGGACAGCATTGGACTTGAAACAAGAGTTTGATTGTGTTCTTCAAGATAAACAATGAAGCGTTATGTTTACATCAACGACAATGAACCATCAAATGATCTTTATTGCGATAACCGCATTTCGAATAGGAAATACACATTGTTGAACTTTCTCCCAAAAAATTTATGGGAACAGTTCAGGTAATGTTTCATTGTAGCAGTTCTTATTAGATTTTATCAGGATTCCTGTAGTTCCTGGAGAATGATATACCACATTTCATATGATATGTTGCATGATCTCAAGAATATCTTATGCAATTGCTTCAGAAAATCcatgaatatttaatttcctAACTGATTGGCCCTACCTTTCCTCTTTATACCATTTTTAGAGTTAAATTTGTTGCTCTTATATTTGCTTTtgtccattttattttttttgttattgcaTGTTTAGTTGAATGCTGCTGAGGTGCATGGTCAAAACTAGCAATATGTTAGCAgtctatatatttttcctgACTTTTTAGCTTGAACCTACTGAAGTCTTTCATATTCTTCTAGGATTTCACTATTGATTCATTACGAAGTTACTAGTTTTCTCTCTTACAATTTTGTGTCACTATACCTAGCTTATAGATGCTTTCAAGTTATGCATGGATTTGTTATTCCTAACATATGTTATTTCCGTTTTTTCAGCCGCTTCATGAaccaatattttttgttaattgcATGCCTACAGTTGTGGCCACTTATAACTCCAGTAAATCCTGCCAGTACATGGGGTCCACTTATCTTCATTTTTGCCGTGTCCGCAACAAAAGAGGCATGGGATGATTATAATAGATATTTGTCAGACAAAAAAGCAAATGAGAAAGAAGTTTGGGTTGTGAAGCAGGGTACCAGAAAAATTGTAGGAATctctctaaatattttgatttagtaTGGCTTcgttttcatatttgaaagttATTAATTTGTTGCATTTCTTCTAgtaggttttttattttttatttattaacctGATAGCTACTTTCTTTGAAGATCTTCAATTATAATTTACATCATGTTCACTAGTAGTTGGATCATTTATGGAGATTGGAGTGAATGAATAGCAAACCGTTTTATAACAGAGCTAGAAATTAGGATTCTACCATAGTTTTGGAGATTAATGTAATTTCCTTATTGTCAAGTAAACTATGATCTGTTTCTTCCGACTTCTGTTCATTTGGTTAACtttgttgtattttcttaacttCTTGGCTTTTACTTGTAGATTCAAGCACAAGATATTCATGTTGGTAATTTGGTATGGCTCAGGGAGAATGATGAAGTGCCTTCTGATCTTGTTTTGATTGGTACATCTGATCCTCAAGGAATTTGCTATATAGAGGTTAGTATGGAGGTTCACGTGTCTGGTGAattgggttttgttttattattttcaaattcatgaaGTCAAATGGATTGAGTCATtctcttgaaaattttgaaaaacaacaattttatgtGTTCAGtgtattcatattttgaatttgcaATTGTATGATGCAGaattacattaaaataaatagataataatTTGACATTTGGCAGACATCTGCCCTTGATGGAGAAACTGACTTGAAGACAAGGGTCATACCCTCAGCGTGCATGGGAATCGATTTTGATCTGTTAAACAAGATCAAGGTTTGGGTTTTTATTTCCAATTATTAACATGCCAGATTTGTCACATGGTTTTAATTTGGGTGATGCAGATATCAAATAGTAGGCATCTTTAGCGTGAAAATGACAATATTTGTTATTCATCTTCATTTGGCAGGGAGTTATCGAGTGTCCTAAACCAGATAAGGATATTAGAAGATTTGATGCAAACATTCGTTTATTTCCTCCTTTTATCGACAATGATGTGTGTcctttaacaataaaaaacacaattcTTCAGTCATGTTACTTGCGGAACACAGATTGGGTCTGTGGAGTGGCTGTCTACACAGGCAAGTTCATTTGCAGAGATTCCAAGTTTATATACACTcttcactaaaaaaaattgttttcttcatggTTGGGAAAGAGTAGAGAAGGATAACAGGGTGCGGCTTTTTCAATTTATGCCTTCTCTGTATTATATGTTGGGAGGATACTACATGTTTGTAAAACTAGGATCTGAAATTTACACAATGATAAGACTTACTTACAAGCTAGTTTAGCTTTTTTGGAGTTGATTAATTGTTGttgtcaaattaaaattatttgctACTGTTTCTACCCTTTTTGGTGGATTTAAGATGCAACGAATTGACTTTTTGGTGAGTGGCCTAAATTTATGAGCCAAACTCTTTTACATATAACTCTTTTCAAGTCTCTTGCAGTTTACTTTGcatgtttgatattttttcaGAACAGTgcatatttgacattttcagGCAATGAAACCAAGCTTGGGATGAGCAGGGGTGTCCCAGAACCAAAACTTACAGCTATGGATGCAATGATCGACAAGTTAACTGGtgctatatttgtttttcaacttGTGGTGGTGGTTGTTCTGGGTATAGCTGGCAATGTTTGGAAGGATTCTGAAGCTCGAAAGGTTCAATATAAGCTCTTTGTTTCCGAAGCTTGTTGTCTTGattctttatttatgaaattaacaTGAAACTgtctgttttttgtttctactcAATTTATAATGTCTCTCTCTCCTCCCATCTGATTGGATATTCATTATTAGTCATGCATGCTTTTGTATTCCTTTGGATTGTAACTTGATCTTTGGTAAATGTAGCTATGGTATGTGCAACATCCAGAGGAAGGCCCATGGTATGAGCTTTTGGTCATCCCTCTTCGGTTTGAGCTTCTTTGTTCAATCATGATACCTATTTCCATTAAGGTATGTTGAGGGTTTGGTGCATATTATGCATGAACTTTCTCCACTTTTGttatcatatttttccttGCCTACATTTATGAAGGTAACTGAAAGTATTATGAACGAATGCTGGATGTTTTAGTAGTTGCAATTTCCCTGTTGATTAATTGCTCAGGATGATGTTCATAGGGTTCATTCAAGTAAGAGTTGGTCATTCAAGTGACCAATTTAGATGACTTCACAATTGTCATTTATTGGATATCTTATGGGTTCAATTACTGcatttttgctttatttttatcttcatGAAGTGGTAGGTAGAAGTTGGAAAAGTTGACTGTAATATTGTTGACTAAAACATTTGCATTTGTCAGGTATCTCTGGATCTTGTTAAGAGCTTGTATGCAAAATTTATCGATTGGGACTATGAAATGATTGACTGTGAGAGTGGTATTCCTTCCCATGCTACGAAGTAAGTAAAGGAAGTTGGGATAAAACTGCTAAAAATTATTGTGGCTTCTATCTATATGTCACCTGTCTTGCATACTTCTTAGAGGTATATTTTACATGTGGCAGTACAGCAATAAGTGAGGACCTGGGTCAAGTTGAGTACATTTTGACAGATAAAACCGGTACTCTCACTGAAAATAAGATGATCTTCAGGAGATGTTGTATCAATGGCATTTTTTatggaaatgaaaatggagaTGCCTTGAAAGGTTTGGCTCTCTGATTGTCGTCAAAAGCACTGTTCTCATTTCATTGTTTTCTGTCacctatatataatttgtttgtttttttcacgGTAGGGATGAAGGATTTTTAAAGATCAGATAGATTATGATTGTCACTGTCAATTCTCAGTTACAAAATAATTCATGACCTAGTCATGGAAAAGTATTTTGCTGGTTGCTTTCTGTGGTTCAATCCCTCTAGAGGCAATTGCTATTGCACCAGACAAACTCTTTTGGTTTCACTTGATTGGAGCATTTTCCTTATTCATTTGACACAAGATCATGAGTTTGATATTGTTTgtacattaattttattttcgaaGTTGATATTCGACTACTTTCTGTTGCATGTAGATAAAAAACTAGTCAATGCCATTGCAAACAGCTCTCCGGATGTTTTAAGATTTCTCACAATTATGGCAATATGTAATACAGTGGTGCCTACAAAAAGGtaattttatcctttttatgttttgttttcttctttgctcttttgttttgtttttctattttaactGGAGGCTGAACAGATTTTGAAATTCGTCAATAATTTCTTTACCAATTCAGTTAATATATTCTCTTGCATGTGTGGATTTCCATTTcgaaatataattttcatatatctttctgttttttttcaGCAAAAGTGGAAATATCTTGTACAAGGCACAGTCACAGGATGAGGATGCTCTTGTGAATGCTGCTGCTTATTTGCATATGGTATTTGTCAATAAGAGTGCTACTATTCTTGGTGAGGGTCGTCTTTCTTAAGGCAAAGTTGTTCAGCTAGATGAACTGCTAGAATAATGCCCTTGTTTAATTGTGGTTGCAGAAATTCAGTTTAATGGAATGCTGAATAGATATGAGCTCCTAGATACTCTGGAATTCACATCTGAACGGAAAAGAATGTCTGTGGTTGTTAAAGATTGTCAGAATGGGAAGATTGTTCTCATGTCTAAAGGAGCAGATGAAGCTATACTTCCTTATGCTTATGCTGGTAACCGTAAAATTTAGTTGCGTTTTGAAGATTCTCACTGTCActtttcactttctttaaCGCAAGGATTGTGGTGATGAGTTTGCAGCTGTAAATCAATTTTTAGTATGCACAACAATTTACAGTTACTCTGAGTGATGTTGATGGATTGTATTTGGCTAGAATACTTAACTGAAATTGTTGCACCATTGCCctttaaaacagaaaaaacgTGAAATTGCTCCACCATTTccctttgtttaaaaaaaactgtccACTGCTTCAAGATTGGTacctttttatatttaatgactAGAAATTGGAGAATTCTATACTTTGTATTACAAGTTATGTTTATGTGATTATTACTTTAATCTTACTGCAGGCCAGCAAACAAGAACATTTATTGAAGCCGTGGATCAATATGCACAACTTGGTCTCCGCACATTATGTTTGGCTTGGCGTGAACTAGAGGAAGATGAGTATCGAGAATGGGCTTTTATGTTTAAGGAGGCTAATAGCACACTGGTTGACAGGGAGGTAATTGGTACACTTTGTCTTATGCTTTTTATGAATGCAATCTTTTCTGTATGTAATTTT
Coding sequences within:
- the LOC101210900 gene encoding phospholipid-transporting ATPase 2 isoform X2 translates to MGTVQLWPLITPVNPASTWGPLIFIFAVSATKEAWDDYNRYLSDKKANEKEVWVVKQGTRKIIQAQDIHVGNLVWLRENDEVPSDLVLIGTSDPQGICYIETSALDGETDLKTRVIPSACMGIDFDLLNKIKGVIECPKPDKDIRRFDANIRLFPPFIDNDVCPLTIKNTILQSCYLRNTDWVCGVAVYTGNETKLGMSRGVPEPKLTAMDAMIDKLTGAIFVFQLVVVVVLGIAGNVWKDSEARKLWYVQHPEEGPWYELLVIPLRFELLCSIMIPISIKVSLDLVKSLYAKFIDWDYEMIDCESGIPSHATNTAISEDLGQVEYILTDKTGTLTENKMIFRRCCINGIFYGNENGDALKDKKLVNAIANSSPDVLRFLTIMAICNTVVPTKSKSGNILYKAQSQDEDALVNAAAYLHMVFVNKSATILEIQFNGMLNRYELLDTLEFTSERKRMSVVVKDCQNGKIVLMSKGADEAILPYAYAGQQTRTFIEAVDQYAQLGLRTLCLAWRELEEDEYREWAFMFKEANSTLVDREWRLAEVCQRLERNFEVLGVTAIEDRLQDGVPETIETLRRAGINFWMLTGDKQNTAIQIALLCNFISPEPKGQLLLIDGKTEDEVCRSLERVVLTMKTTTSEPKDVAFVVDGWALEIALKNYRRAFTELAILSRTAICCRVTPSQKAQLVELLKSCDYRTLAIGDGGNDVRMIQQADIGVGISGREGLQAARAADYSIGKFRFLKRLILVHGRYSYNRTAFLSQYSFYKSLLICFIQISFSFISGVSGTSLFNSVSLMAYNVFYTSIPVLVSVLDKDLSEETVMQHPQILFYCQAGRILNPSTFAGWFGRSLFHAVVVFVISIHAYANEKSEMVEVSMVALSGCIWLQAFVVTLETNSFTILQHLAIWGNLAAFYVINWIFSAIPSSGMYTIMFRLCGQPSYWITIFLIVGVGMGPLLAIKYFRYTYRPSKINTLQQAERLGGPILSLKNIEHQPRPIEKEVSPISITQPKNRNTVYEPLLSDSPTATRRSLASSSSSFDFFQTPPPSSYSRNKDN
- the LOC101210900 gene encoding phospholipid-transporting ATPase 2 isoform X1 — its product is MKRYVYINDNEPSNDLYCDNRISNRKYTLLNFLPKNLWEQFSRFMNQYFLLIACLQLWPLITPVNPASTWGPLIFIFAVSATKEAWDDYNRYLSDKKANEKEVWVVKQGTRKIIQAQDIHVGNLVWLRENDEVPSDLVLIGTSDPQGICYIETSALDGETDLKTRVIPSACMGIDFDLLNKIKGVIECPKPDKDIRRFDANIRLFPPFIDNDVCPLTIKNTILQSCYLRNTDWVCGVAVYTGNETKLGMSRGVPEPKLTAMDAMIDKLTGAIFVFQLVVVVVLGIAGNVWKDSEARKLWYVQHPEEGPWYELLVIPLRFELLCSIMIPISIKVSLDLVKSLYAKFIDWDYEMIDCESGIPSHATNTAISEDLGQVEYILTDKTGTLTENKMIFRRCCINGIFYGNENGDALKDKKLVNAIANSSPDVLRFLTIMAICNTVVPTKSKSGNILYKAQSQDEDALVNAAAYLHMVFVNKSATILEIQFNGMLNRYELLDTLEFTSERKRMSVVVKDCQNGKIVLMSKGADEAILPYAYAGQQTRTFIEAVDQYAQLGLRTLCLAWRELEEDEYREWAFMFKEANSTLVDREWRLAEVCQRLERNFEVLGVTAIEDRLQDGVPETIETLRRAGINFWMLTGDKQNTAIQIALLCNFISPEPKGQLLLIDGKTEDEVCRSLERVVLTMKTTTSEPKDVAFVVDGWALEIALKNYRRAFTELAILSRTAICCRVTPSQKAQLVELLKSCDYRTLAIGDGGNDVRMIQQADIGVGISGREGLQAARAADYSIGKFRFLKRLILVHGRYSYNRTAFLSQYSFYKSLLICFIQISFSFISGVSGTSLFNSVSLMAYNVFYTSIPVLVSVLDKDLSEETVMQHPQILFYCQAGRILNPSTFAGWFGRSLFHAVVVFVISIHAYANEKSEMVEVSMVALSGCIWLQAFVVTLETNSFTILQHLAIWGNLAAFYVINWIFSAIPSSGMYTIMFRLCGQPSYWITIFLIVGVGMGPLLAIKYFRYTYRPSKINTLQQAERLGGPILSLKNIEHQPRPIEKEVSPISITQPKNRNTVYEPLLSDSPTATRRSLASSSSSFDFFQTPPPSSYSRNKDN